A single genomic interval of Malania oleifera isolate guangnan ecotype guangnan chromosome 11, ASM2987363v1, whole genome shotgun sequence harbors:
- the LOC131167905 gene encoding pyruvate decarboxylase 1, whose amino-acid sequence MDSKICALDACNPTNGDVGSPPNGSSSAMHSSVAPSVVASSEATLGRHLARRLVEIGVNDVFSVPGDFNLTLFDHLIAEPGLNLVGCCNELNAGYAADGYARCRGVGACAVTFTVGGLSVLNAIAGAYSENLPLICIVGGPNSNDYGTNRILHHTIGLPDFSQELRCFQTVTCYQAVVNNLEDAHEMIDTAISTALKESKPVYISISCNLPGIPHPTFSRDPVPFAISPRLSNQMGLEAAVEATAEFLSKAVKPVLVGGPKLRVAKAADAFVELADACGYALAVTPSAKGLVPENHPHFMGTYWGAISTAFCAEIVESADAYLFAGPIFNDYSSVGYSLLLKKEKAVIVQPDRVVIGNGPAFGCILMKDFLKALGKRLKRNPTAYENYHRIFVPEGHPLHGNPKEPLRVNILFKHIQNLLSSHTAVISETGDSWFNCQKLKLPEGCGYEFQMQYGSIGWSVGATLGYAQAAQDKRLIACIGDGSFQVTAQDVSTMLRQGQKSIIFLINNGGYTIEVEIHDGPYNVIKNWNYTALVDAIHNGEDKCWTAKVRCEEDLIKAIETATGPKKDSLCFIEVIVHKDDTSKELLEWGSRVSAANSRPPNPQ is encoded by the exons ATGGACTCGAAGATCTGTGCGCTGGACGCCTGCAATCCCACCAATGGCGACGTAGGCAGCCCACCGAACGGCTCCTCCTCCGCAATGCACAGCTCCGTAGCGCCCTCCGTCGTTGCGTCCTCCGAGGCCACCCTCGGTCGCCACCTCGCCCGTCGCCTCGTCGAAATCGGCGTCAACGACGTCTTCTCCGTCCCCGGCGACTTCAACCTCACCCTCTTCGACCACCTCATCGCCGAGCCCGGCCTCAACCTCGTCGGCTGCTGCAATGAGCTCAACGCCGGGTACGCCGCTGACGGCTACGCCCGCTGCCGCGGAGTCGGAGCCTGCGCCGTCACTTTCACTGTCGGCGGTCTCAGCGTTCTCAACGCGATCGCCGGAGCCTACAGCGAGAACCTTCCCCTTATTTGCATCGTTGGTGGTCCGAACTCCAATGATTACGGGACCAACAGGATTCTCCATCATACTATCGGATTGCCTGATTTTAGCCAAGAGCTTCGATGCTTCCAAACTGTTACTTGCTATCAG GCCGTTGTGAATAACTTGGAGGATGCGCATGAGATGATCGATACTGCGATTTCCACGGCTCTTAAAGAGAGTAAGCCTGTCTATATCAGCATCAGCTGTAATCTACCTGGAATTCCTCACCCCACTTTCAGTCGCGACCCCGTTCCCTTCGCAATTTCCCCAAG ATTGAGTAATCAAATGGGTCTAGAGGCAGCAGTAGAGGCAACAGCAGAGTTCTTAAGCAAAGCAGTGAAACCAGTTCTGGTTGGCGGGCCTAAATTGCGGGTGGCGAAGGCGGCCGATGCGTTCGTTGAACTGGCGGATGCTTGCGGCTACGCCCTTGCGGTGACGCCGTCGGCGAAAGGGCTTGTGCCAGAAAATCACCCCCACTTCATGGGGACTTACTGGGGTGCCATTAGCACAGCCTTCTGCGCCGAGATCGTGGAATCCGCGGACGCTTACCTCTTCGCCGGACCCATTTTCAACGACTACAGCTCTGTTGGGTACTCTCTCCTCCTCAAGAAGGAGAAGGCGGTCATCGTGCAGCCTGATCGGGTCGTGATAGGGAATGGCCCAGCTTTCGGGTGCATTCTGATGAAGGATTTCTTGAAAGCTCTGGGGAAGCGCCTGAAGCGCAACCCCACTGCTTATGAGAACTACCACCGGATTTTTGTTCCGGAGGGACACCCTCTTCACGGCAACCCAAAAGAACCCTTGAGGGTCAATATTCTGTTCAAGCACATCCAAAATCTGCTCTCAAGCCACACGGCTGTGATTTCTGAAACAGGGGATTCTTGGTTTAACTGCCAGAAGCTGAAATTGCCGGAGGGATGCGG GTACGAGTTCCAGATGCAGTATGGATCTATTGGTTGGTCAGTTGGTGCTACTCTTGGGTATGCCCAGGCTGCTCAGGATAAGCGATTGATTGCTTGCATTGGTGATGGGAGCTTCCAG GTTACTGCACAAGATGTTTCCACAATGCTGCGACAAGGGCAGAAGAGCATCATATTTCTGATAAACAATGGGGGATATACCATAGAAGTTGAAATCCATGATGGACCTTACAATGTGATCAAGAACTGGAACTACACTGCGCTAGTTGATGCAATCCACAATGGTGAAGACAAATGCTGGACTGCCAAG GTTCGTTGTGAGGAGGATCTAATTAAGGCAATCGAGACAGCTACTGGTCCGAAGAAGGATAGCCTCTGCTTCATAGAGGTGATTGTGCACAAGGATGACACCAGCAAAGAGCTGCTAGAATGGGGCTCCAGAGTCTCTGCTGCCAACAGCCGCCCGCCCAACCCTCAGTAG